The following coding sequences are from one Oncorhynchus kisutch isolate 150728-3 linkage group LG23, Okis_V2, whole genome shotgun sequence window:
- the rapgef1b gene encoding rap guanine nucleotide exchange factor 1b isoform X7 — protein sequence MSGKIESKQDSQRSHLSSFTMKLMDKFHSPKIKRTPSKKGKQLQVEPVVKSQEKPVNKKVSRLEEQEKEVVSALRYFKTIVDKMVVEKKVLEMLPGSASKVLEAILPLVQVEARITHNSAVSSCHNRVYQSLANLIRWSDHVMLDGINLDDKDNVVAVTTVIKAVLDGVKELVKLTIEKQEQPSPTTPNRPPPPPITTPERSELPLTEREREILSKTPLTEAVTDVAEEDVAPPKPPLPGLKMDALSPPPALPPKKRQSASSPTRVAVVATMSRGSSLPCSVHSQQDYEQEFLQRRFSGGSQSYGCDSQRLSPYSSMGKLSRSEEQLCSMEQDSGQCSRNTSCETLDNTESYDPDYDFLHQDLAVFTGDTHLPSTATPSGVMSLSPLPESHSECSSPVPPHAQFRSPPAPHHQQPHPPQSEYWTPQPGSHIIPLQLSRISAPPALPQKKRRSSQVSPYQDGCGSSGGPLNERSPSQYENLSEEELLHPTPPFPLFTPNSPMPQSNGGVFVTQYLASENADLPSSPPPLPEKRNKHVLAYMQFVEDYSEPQPSVFYQTPQNESIYEQRNKRFQDVYGLNDSFSSTDSVHEPLPIPLFPPPALPPKKRQLSVDEGGEGEYVNLYSSSQANGELELPPCLRPIAADDVIQDPAPQMHSSNSKEALDKDSRRQKSTDSVQSDEEEVDELSLIDHKEIMSRITLKQENDDGPDVRAGSGDILLVHATETDRKDLVLYCEVFLTTYRTFISPEDLIKKLHYRYTRFCHSPDTFKKRVSKNTFFVLVRLVDELCLVELTEDILKQLMDLVFRLVCNGELSLARVLRKNILDKVEQKKLLRCTNSLKPLAARGVSARPGTLHDFRSHEIADQLTLLDAELFYNIEIPEVLLWAKEQNEEKSPNLTQFTEHFNNMSYWVRSLIIQQEKGQDREKLLLKFIKIMKHLRKLNNFNSYLAILSALDSAPIRRLEWQKQTSEGLEEYCTLIDSSSSFRVYRAALADVEPPCIPYLGLILQDLTFVHLGNPDLIDGKVNFSKRWQQFNILDSMRRFQQVHYELKRNDDIVCFFNDFSDHLAEEALWELSLKIKPRNITRRRTEREEKT from the exons agaaggaggTGGTGAGCGCACTGCGCTACTTCAAGACCATCGTGGACAAGATGGTGGTGGAGAAGAAGGTGCTGGAGATGCTGCCTGGCTCGGCCAGCAAGGTGCTGGAGGCTATTCTACCTCTGGTGCAGGTGGAGGCCCGGATAACACACAA tTCGGCTGTGTCGTCGTGTCACAACCGGGTGTACCAGAGCCTTGCCAACCTGATCCGCTGGTCCGACCACGTCATGCTGGACGGCATCAACCTTGATGACAAGGACAACGTGGTCGCGGTCACGACAGTCATCAAAGCCGTTCTGGATGGGGTCAAG GAGCTGGTCAAACTCACCATAGAGAAACAGGAGCAACCCTCCCCCACCACACCCAAcagacccccaccaccacctatCACTACACCAGAGAG GTCAGAGTTGCCACTGACAGAACGGGAGAGGGAGATCCTGAGTAAGACCCCGCTCACCGAGGCTGTGACGGACGTGGCAGAGGAGGACGTAGCTCCGCCCAAACCCCCCCTCCCTGGCCTGAAAATGGATGCGCTCAG ccctccTCCAGCTTTGCCCCCAAAGAAGCGTCAGTCGGCCTCGTCGCCCACCCGTGTGGCAGTGGTGGCCACCATGAGCCGCGGCTCCAGCCTGCCCTGCAGCGTCCACAGTCAG CAGGACTATGAGCAGGAGTTCCTCCAGAGGCGTTTCTCAGGGGGCAGCCAGTCGTATGGGTGCGACTCTCAGCGCCTCTCGCCCTACAGCAGCATGGGGAAGCTCAGCAGGTCTGAAGAGCAGCTCTGCTCCATggaacaggacagtggacagtgcTCCAGAAATACTAGCTGTGAGACACTGG ACAACACAGAGAGTTACGACCCCGACTATGACTTCCTCCACCAGGACCTCGCTGTCTTCACAGGGGACACCCACCTGCCCTCCACTGCCACCCCCTCAGGGGTCATGTCCCTGTCCCCCCTCCCCGAGTCCCACAGTGAGTGCTCCTCCCCCGTGCCTCCTCACGCCCAGTTCAGGTCACCACCCGCCCCACACCACCAACAACCCCACCCACCCCAGTCCGAGTACTGGACCCCCCAGCCCGGTTCCCACATCATCCCCTTGCAACTATCCCGCATCAGTGCTCCTCCAGCATTACCCCAGAAGAAGCGGCGCAGCTCCCAGGTTTCACCTTATCAGGACGGGTGTGGCTCCTCGGGGGGACCCCTCAACGAGAGGTCCCCTTCCCAATACGAAAACCTGTCGGAGGAGGAGCTGCTGCACCCCACGCCACCCTTTCCCCTCTTCACTCCCAACTCGCCCATGCCCCAGAGCAACGGGGGGGTGTTCGTGACCCAGTACCTGGCTAGCGAGAACGCCGACCTGCCCTCTAGTCCACCGCCACTGCCTGAGAAGAGGAATAAGCACG TCCTGGCGTACATGCAGTTTGTGGAGGACTACTCAGAGCCCCAGCCATCAGTGTTCTACCAGACCCCACAGAATGAGAGCATCTATGAGCAGAGGAACAAACGCTTCCAGGACGTCTATGGCCTCAACGACTCCTTCAGCAGCACCGACTCGGTCCACGAGCCCCTTCCCATACCCCTCTTCCCGCCCCCCGCCCTGCCCCCCAAGAAGAGGCagctg AGTGTCGACGAGGGTGGCGAGGGCGAGTACGTCAACCTGTACTCATCCAGCCAGGCCAATGGGGAGCTGGAGCTGCCTCCCTGCCTCAGA CCAATCGCTGCTGACGATGTCATTCAAGACCCCGCCCCACAAATGCACTCCTCCAATAGCAAGGAGGCTCTGGACAAGGACAG CAGGAGGCAGAAGTCGACAGACTCGGTCCAGAGCGATGAGGAGGAAGTGGATGAGCTCTCTCTCATCGACCACAAAGAGATCATGTCCCGGATAACACTCAAACAGGAG aatGACGATGGACCTGATGTGCGTGCTGGATCAGGGGATATTCTGTTAGTCCACGCCACAGAGACAGACCGCAAAG ATCTGGTGTTGTACTGTGAGGTCTTCCTGACCACATACAGGACCTTCATCAGCCCAGAGGACCTCATTAAGAAGCTCCACTACAG ATACACCAGGTTCTGTCACAGTCCAGACACGTTTAAGAAGCGGGTCAGCAAGAACACCTTCTTTGTGCTCGTTAGACTGGTGGACGAACTGTG TCTGGTGGAGTTAACAGAGGACATCCTGAAGCAGCTGATGGACCTGGTGTTCAGGCTGGTGTGTAACGGCGAGCTGAGCCTGGCCCGCGTGCTCCGCAAGAACATCCTGGACAAG GTGGAGCAGAAGAAGCTGCTGCGCTGCACCAACTCCCTCAAGCCGCTGGCCGCCCGGGGCGTGTCCGCCAG GCCCGGAACGCTGCATGACTTCCGCAGCCATGAAATCGCAGATCAGCTCACGCTCCTGGATGCAGAACTTTTCTACAACATCGAG atTCCTGAGGTGTTGCTTTGGGCCAAGGAACAGAACGAGGAAAAGAGTCCCAATCTGACTCAGTTCACAGAGCACTTTAACAATATGAGCTACTG GGTGCGCTCTCTAATCATTCAGCAGGAGAAAGGCCAGGACAGAGAGAAGCTGCTCCTCAAGTTCATTAAGATCATGAAG CACTTAAGAAAGTTGAACAATTTCAACTCGTACTTGGCAATACTGTCTGCCCTGGACTCAGCCCCCATCCGCAGACTGGAGTGGCAGAAACAGACATCAGAG GGATTGGAGGAATACTGCACTTTGATTGACAGCTCGTCGTCTTTCCGAGTGTACCGGGCGGCTCTGGCCGACGTGGAGCCTCCATGCATCCCATACCT cGGTCTAATCCTGCAGGACCTGACCTTCGTCCACCTGGGGAACCCTGATCTCATCGATGGGAAGGTCAACTTCTCTAAGCGCTGGCAGCAGTTCAACATCCTGGACAGCATGAGGCGCTTCCAGCAAGT GCATTATGAGCTGAAGCGCAACGACGACATTGTGTGCTTCTTCAACGACTTCAGCGACCACCTGGCCGAGGAGGCGCTGTGGGAGCTCTCACTGAAGATCAAGCCTCGAAACATCACCCGGAGGCGGACAGAGCGAGAAGAGAAGACCTAG